The Polaribacter tangerinus genome has a segment encoding these proteins:
- a CDS encoding endonuclease/exonuclease/phosphatase family protein: MEKRYFIILLFIFSISSSCSQQNAKKYTIRTIAFYNLENLFDTINDVSKNDEASPIMELKWNKSFVYNDKIEKLSSTIAKIGKEESKTSPAIIGVAEVENTNVLRDLINSKHLKAFDYGIIHYDSPDKRGIDVALLYRKQYFKPVFDEVYNPNIYSDNKKVYTRDQLLVSGYLDDEMVHIIVNHWPSRRGGSANSSPLREKAAYQNLKIIAKIRDKDKHAKIFIMGDFNDDPTNKSFKEVLQTKHQKRTVKEFDLYNPYENMFRRGFNTLVYRDNINLFDQILISGNLLDTGKKEYSSFKMYKANIFNKQFLTHQKGKYKGYPFRSFSNGNYTGGYSDHYPVYMYIIKEKIMN; the protein is encoded by the coding sequence ATGGAAAAAAGATACTTTATTATTTTACTATTTATATTTAGTATTAGTAGTTCATGTTCTCAGCAAAATGCTAAAAAATATACCATTAGAACAATTGCTTTTTACAATTTAGAAAACTTATTTGATACAATTAATGATGTTTCTAAAAATGACGAGGCGAGTCCGATAATGGAATTAAAATGGAATAAATCTTTTGTTTACAATGATAAGATAGAAAAATTAAGCAGTACCATTGCAAAAATTGGTAAGGAGGAATCTAAAACGAGTCCTGCTATAATTGGTGTTGCAGAAGTAGAAAATACAAATGTGTTAAGGGATTTGATAAATTCTAAGCATTTAAAAGCATTTGATTACGGAATTATACATTACGACTCTCCTGATAAAAGGGGTATTGACGTAGCTTTACTATATAGGAAGCAGTATTTTAAACCTGTTTTTGATGAAGTTTATAATCCTAATATTTATAGCGATAACAAAAAGGTTTATACGAGAGATCAATTATTGGTTTCTGGTTATTTAGATGATGAAATGGTTCATATTATTGTAAACCATTGGCCTTCTCGAAGAGGTGGTTCGGCAAATAGTAGTCCGTTACGAGAAAAGGCTGCTTATCAGAATTTAAAAATTATAGCTAAAATAAGAGATAAAGATAAACATGCTAAAATTTTTATAATGGGCGATTTTAATGACGACCCAACAAACAAGAGTTTTAAAGAGGTTTTACAAACAAAACACCAAAAGCGAACTGTTAAAGAGTTCGATTTATACAACCCTTATGAAAACATGTTTAGAAGAGGGTTTAATACATTGGTTTATAGAGATAATATTAATTTATTTGATCAGATACTAATTTCCGGAAATCTATTAGATACTGGTAAAAAAGAGTATTCTAGTTTTAAAATGTACAAGGCAAATATTTTTAATAAGCAGTTTTTAACACACCAAAAAGGGAAATATAAAGGGTATCCTTTTCGGAGTTTTTCTAATGGAAATTATACAGGTGGTTACTCAGATCATTATCCTGTTTACATGTATATTATTAAAGAAAAGATTATGAATTAA
- a CDS encoding helix-turn-helix domain-containing protein — protein sequence MKTKNEHWLKKSYQKATLETKLLVVDQILNGQLSRSAASKKYDIPRTTITYWLRKYSTLVQQNIGMSKNDQIKKLKEKIEELEFVKDFQQDIIADMELITGVDMSKKSLPKTLAKEIEQKKKNRLKESGSMSVLGLVNKLSTKDSKHNKNNK from the coding sequence ATGAAAACAAAAAATGAACACTGGCTAAAAAAAAGCTACCAAAAAGCAACTCTAGAAACCAAACTTTTAGTCGTTGACCAAATCTTAAACGGACAATTATCTAGAAGTGCTGCTTCTAAAAAATATGATATTCCTAGAACAACAATTACTTATTGGTTGAGAAAATATAGTACCTTAGTGCAACAAAACATAGGTATGAGCAAAAACGATCAAATTAAAAAACTTAAGGAAAAAATTGAAGAACTAGAGTTTGTAAAGGACTTTCAGCAAGATATTATTGCAGATATGGAACTCATTACAGGAGTCGATATGTCAAAAAAGTCATTGCCCAAAACATTAGCAAAAGAGATAGAACAAAAAAAGAAAAACCGTTTAAAAGAAAGTGGTTCTATGAGTGTTTTGGGATTAGTAAACAAGCTTTCTACAAAAGACTCAAAACACAACAAAAACAACAAATAG
- a CDS encoding TonB-dependent receptor: protein MRKKSVFTGVFLLCSMWHFSQQTIKGIILDNTSNSPLTNVSVTLKNTVLIAKTDNKGEFQISLLKKGNFILELNLVGYEIQNLPITLTNKNINLGTILLYKDITSSEDLSVISITDDALDANINTSDNIVGLLQASRDVFLNTAAFQFSASFFRVRGLDANNGKVLLNGVEMNKLHNGRAQWSNWGGLNDVLRNQEFSNGLGVSNVTFGGVLGTTNTTTRASLQRPGSRISYSSSNRSYVHRVMATHHTGVLKNGLSYSFSVSRRAGKEGFNEATSYNSNSFFMAVEKRINKKHHINFTGIYTPNRRGKSSPNTQEVINLKGIKYNEYWGFLNNRKINTRIKEVAEPILMLSHYWSFKKNATLQTNVSYQFGKVANSRLDFNAGANPSPTYYQNLPSYFLRNNNLAKAYTARNNFENDGQIDWHQIFDANKTNAAVNKNNAYVLYDDRNDDKQLVVNTIYTHNVNNHITINAKLAYKKLQSENFAQVINLLGGNGYLDINNFAKSYTQQQNDVLNPNRIVTENDKFRYHYTINAEVANAFLQAQFKYRKIDFYIATNASKTSYIRQGLYKNGRFENNSFGNSKKLNFNNFSGKTGATYKINGRHLIDFNFGYISQAPSIRNSFSNARENNNTVNNLQSEKILSTDISYLVRSPFVTARVTAYFANIKEATEISFYFADGVGGDNTAFVQEILSGIQKKNIGLEIGVEAQVTSAIKIKAAGAIGSFTYANNPDLYLTSDKINEGIFDKNGQSKNYTSYLKNYKQAVGPQNAYAIGFEYRDPNYWWIATSANFFSNTFIDVAPLTRSSNFYTAEDGLTFNDYNITTAQKLLQQERFKSYKVINLVGGKSWKINQYYISLFATVNNLFNTIYKSGGFEQGRNANYTELRKDKALEKPVFGNKYWFGRGTTYFLNANIGF from the coding sequence ATGAGAAAAAAATCTGTATTTACAGGAGTATTTTTGTTATGTTCTATGTGGCATTTTTCTCAGCAAACAATAAAAGGTATTATTCTAGATAACACTTCCAATTCGCCACTTACCAATGTTTCGGTAACTCTTAAAAATACTGTTTTAATTGCAAAAACAGATAACAAAGGCGAGTTTCAAATTAGTCTTCTCAAAAAAGGAAACTTTATCCTAGAGTTAAACTTAGTAGGCTATGAAATTCAAAATTTACCGATTACTTTAACCAATAAAAACATCAATTTAGGTACTATTTTATTATATAAAGATATTACAAGTTCCGAAGACCTAAGTGTTATTAGTATTACCGATGATGCGTTAGATGCAAATATTAATACTTCAGATAATATTGTTGGGTTGTTACAAGCCTCTAGAGACGTTTTTTTAAACACTGCCGCTTTTCAGTTTAGTGCCTCGTTTTTTAGAGTTAGAGGTTTAGATGCCAACAACGGAAAAGTTTTGCTAAATGGGGTAGAAATGAATAAACTACATAATGGCAGAGCACAATGGAGTAATTGGGGAGGTTTAAATGATGTATTAAGAAATCAAGAATTTAGCAATGGTTTGGGGGTTTCTAATGTAACTTTTGGTGGTGTTTTAGGAACTACAAACACAACTACTAGAGCCAGTTTACAAAGGCCAGGCTCCAGAATTTCGTATTCTTCTTCTAACAGAAGTTATGTGCACAGAGTAATGGCAACTCATCATACTGGGGTTTTAAAAAATGGTTTATCATACAGTTTTTCTGTAAGTAGAAGAGCTGGTAAAGAGGGTTTTAATGAAGCTACTTCCTATAATTCTAATTCGTTTTTTATGGCTGTAGAAAAAAGGATTAATAAAAAGCATCATATCAATTTTACAGGAATTTATACGCCCAATAGAAGAGGTAAATCATCTCCAAACACCCAAGAGGTAATTAATTTAAAAGGAATAAAGTATAACGAATATTGGGGTTTTTTAAATAATAGAAAAATAAATACTAGAATTAAAGAAGTTGCAGAACCTATTTTAATGCTAAGCCATTATTGGAGTTTTAAAAAAAATGCTACTCTTCAAACAAACGTTTCTTATCAATTTGGTAAAGTTGCAAATTCTCGTCTAGATTTTAATGCAGGTGCAAATCCGAGTCCTACATACTATCAAAATTTACCCAGTTATTTTTTGCGGAATAATAATTTAGCAAAAGCGTATACCGCAAGAAATAATTTCGAGAATGATGGGCAAATAGATTGGCATCAAATATTCGATGCTAACAAAACAAATGCAGCTGTAAATAAAAATAATGCTTATGTTTTATATGATGATAGAAATGATGATAAACAACTTGTAGTAAACACAATATACACCCATAATGTAAATAATCATATAACTATAAATGCCAAGTTAGCATATAAAAAATTGCAAAGCGAAAATTTTGCACAAGTAATAAATTTATTGGGAGGCAACGGATACTTAGACATTAATAATTTTGCAAAATCGTATACTCAACAGCAAAATGATGTATTAAATCCGAATAGAATAGTTACAGAAAATGATAAATTTAGATATCATTATACTATCAACGCCGAGGTTGCGAACGCCTTTTTACAAGCACAATTTAAATACAGAAAAATAGATTTCTATATAGCTACTAACGCCTCTAAAACAAGTTATATAAGACAAGGACTGTATAAAAATGGTAGGTTCGAAAACAACTCTTTCGGCAACTCTAAAAAGTTAAATTTTAATAATTTTTCGGGCAAAACAGGTGCCACTTACAAAATAAACGGAAGGCACCTAATAGATTTTAATTTTGGCTACATTTCGCAAGCACCATCCATTAGAAACTCTTTTTCAAATGCAAGAGAAAATAACAATACGGTGAACAATTTACAATCAGAAAAAATTTTAAGTACCGATATTAGTTACTTGGTTAGAAGTCCTTTTGTTACTGCAAGAGTTACAGCATATTTTGCTAATATTAAAGAGGCAACCGAAATTTCTTTTTACTTTGCAGATGGTGTTGGTGGCGACAATACAGCATTTGTTCAAGAAATTTTATCGGGCATTCAAAAGAAAAATATAGGACTGGAAATTGGTGTAGAAGCCCAAGTTACATCAGCAATAAAAATTAAAGCAGCAGGCGCTATTGGCTCATTCACCTATGCAAATAATCCGGATTTATATCTAACTTCAGATAAAATTAACGAGGGTATATTTGATAAAAACGGACAATCTAAAAACTACACGTCGTATTTAAAAAACTACAAACAAGCCGTAGGTCCGCAAAATGCCTATGCTATTGGTTTCGAATACAGAGACCCAAATTATTGGTGGATTGCCACATCAGCAAACTTCTTTAGTAATACATTTATAGATGTTGCTCCACTTACAAGATCTAGTAATTTTTATACGGCAGAAGACGGATTAACATTTAATGATTATAACATTACTACTGCACAAAAATTATTGCAACAAGAAAGGTTTAAAAGTTACAAAGTAATAAATCTTGTGGGCGGTAAGTCTTGGAAAATCAATCAATATTACATTAGTCTATTTGCAACCGTAAACAACCTGTTTAATACCATTTATAAATCTGGCGGATTTGAACAAGGTAGAAATGCAAATTATACAGAACTTAGAAAAGACAAGGCTTTAGAAAAGCCTGTTTTCGGAAACAAATATTGGTTTGGTAGAGGAACTACTTATTTTTTGAATGCAAATATCGGATTTTAA
- the mce gene encoding methylmalonyl-CoA epimerase: MNKIEHIGIAVKDLEVSNTLFASLFGKPHYKVEEVPSEGVKTSFFKTGPNKIELLQATNPTSSIAKFIAKKGEGIHHIAFAVTDIKAEISRLKKEGFTVLNETPKKGADNKWVAFLHPKTTNGVLIELCQEITASEK; encoded by the coding sequence ATGAATAAAATAGAACATATTGGTATTGCTGTTAAAGATTTAGAAGTTTCAAATACGTTGTTTGCGTCATTATTTGGCAAGCCACACTATAAAGTAGAAGAGGTTCCTTCGGAAGGTGTAAAAACATCATTTTTTAAAACAGGACCCAATAAAATAGAACTTTTACAAGCAACTAACCCTACAAGCTCTATAGCAAAATTTATAGCTAAAAAAGGAGAAGGAATTCATCATATAGCCTTTGCAGTTACAGATATTAAAGCAGAAATTTCTAGACTTAAAAAAGAGGGTTTTACAGTATTAAATGAAACACCCAAAAAAGGAGCAGACAACAAATGGGTAGCCTTTTTACATCCTAAAACAACCAACGGAGTATTAATAGAGCTTTGCCAAGAAATAACCGCTTCCGAAAAATAA
- a CDS encoding DUF4468 domain-containing protein, protein MKNQLFLLSFLLLNFIGFSQEYEVTPSGLKDKSNLENAFLVIETPAKTTAELYQNAIKYVNENYKNPDEVIKGKTENEYLRFETYVPQFTKVNNSGAKLDVSMKYTTELRFKDGKVRFEITALSITADNGGRSVEFSGSIWKGYPIYNQKNGDLRLPETKTEIENYFNTKVTEIANFLLDKKTKKDDW, encoded by the coding sequence ATGAAAAACCAATTATTTCTATTAAGCTTTTTGCTTTTAAATTTCATCGGATTCTCTCAAGAATATGAAGTAACACCAAGCGGATTAAAAGACAAATCTAACCTTGAAAATGCTTTTCTGGTAATTGAAACACCTGCCAAAACAACAGCGGAACTTTATCAAAACGCGATTAAATACGTGAATGAAAATTATAAAAACCCAGACGAAGTAATTAAAGGAAAAACAGAAAACGAATATTTACGATTTGAAACTTACGTACCTCAATTTACGAAAGTCAATAATAGCGGAGCAAAATTAGACGTGAGTATGAAATATACAACGGAATTGAGATTTAAAGACGGAAAAGTAAGATTTGAAATAACTGCATTAAGCATTACTGCCGACAATGGTGGACGAAGTGTTGAATTTAGTGGCAGTATTTGGAAAGGTTACCCGATTTACAACCAAAAGAACGGAGATTTAAGGCTTCCCGAAACGAAAACAGAAATAGAGAATTATTTTAACACCAAAGTAACTGAAATAGCCAATTTTCTTTTAGACAAAAAAACAAAAAAAGACGACTGGTAA
- a CDS encoding NmrA family NAD(P)-binding protein, producing the protein MIRILITGATGNIGVELIDYLNNLSTNSISFVAVRNIEKAKISFKKYPNLGYRKFNFDNKNSYLQAFEQIDILFLLRPPHISSSKEVFYPLLKAAKKSGIQKVVFLSVQGAEKSKFIPHYKIEKIIQELQLEYIFVRPSYFMQNLTTTLLPEILNKQHIYLPSGNAKFNFIDVKNIAEVTAQLLLKFDDYKGKAYEITGAENKNFTEVVKIISKITGLKMRFKNVNPILFYIRKLKDGFERDYALVLTILHFIPRLLAAPIISDNYKKITGNNPISIKEFILREKKNLCLL; encoded by the coding sequence ATGATAAGAATACTTATAACTGGCGCAACAGGAAATATTGGAGTAGAGTTAATAGATTATCTAAATAACTTAAGCACTAATAGTATAAGTTTTGTAGCGGTTAGAAATATTGAAAAAGCGAAAATAAGTTTTAAAAAGTATCCTAACCTAGGGTATCGAAAATTTAATTTTGATAATAAAAATTCCTATTTACAAGCATTTGAACAAATAGATATTCTTTTTTTACTAAGGCCACCTCACATTTCTAGTAGTAAAGAAGTATTTTATCCGCTTTTAAAGGCAGCTAAAAAAAGTGGAATTCAAAAAGTGGTTTTTTTATCGGTTCAAGGTGCAGAAAAAAGTAAGTTTATTCCTCATTACAAAATAGAAAAAATAATACAAGAATTGCAATTAGAGTATATTTTTGTTAGACCAAGCTATTTTATGCAAAATTTAACCACAACATTGCTCCCAGAAATATTAAATAAACAGCATATTTATTTACCTTCGGGAAACGCTAAATTTAATTTTATTGATGTTAAAAATATTGCTGAAGTTACTGCACAACTATTACTAAAATTCGATGATTACAAAGGTAAAGCCTATGAAATAACTGGTGCAGAAAATAAAAATTTTACAGAGGTTGTTAAAATAATATCTAAAATTACCGGTTTAAAAATGAGGTTTAAAAATGTAAATCCCATCTTATTTTATATCCGAAAATTAAAAGACGGATTTGAAAGAGATTATGCTCTCGTTTTAACTATTCTTCACTTTATACCAAGGCTTCTAGCGGCACCAATAATTTCCGATAATTACAAAAAAATAACAGGTAATAATCCTATCTCCATTAAGGAATTTATTCTAAGAGAAAAAAAAAATTTATGCCTGTTATAG
- a CDS encoding GNAT family N-acetyltransferase, translating to MKNIEFKIGIIPKTSEIIEVYDSSRINRPIKDSKRIAKMYANSNLIISAWLNGELIGISRAITDFCYACYLSDLAVKKEYQKEGVGKRLIELTEKEIGNETALILLSATTAMQYYPKIGFEKINNGFIIRRTK from the coding sequence ATGAAAAATATTGAATTTAAAATCGGAATTATTCCAAAAACATCTGAAATAATTGAGGTTTATGATAGTTCAAGAATAAACAGACCAATAAAAGATAGTAAACGAATTGCGAAAATGTATGCAAATTCAAATCTGATTATTTCTGCGTGGTTGAATGGCGAATTGATTGGAATTTCGCGTGCGATAACAGACTTTTGTTATGCTTGTTATTTGTCGGATTTGGCCGTAAAAAAGGAATACCAAAAAGAAGGAGTTGGAAAACGATTGATTGAATTAACTGAAAAAGAAATCGGAAATGAAACTGCGCTTATTTTACTTTCCGCAACTACTGCAATGCAATACTATCCGAAAATTGGATTTGAAAAAATAAATAATGGTTTTATAATTCGTAGGACAAAATAA
- a CDS encoding redoxin domain-containing protein: MKKFIFISIFFISQLSTSQNELKDIEIQTINDLEIPLLSVLKQKKDNPIVLFTWAKRWCSPCVNTLDKFNNNYYEDLKEKYNLKFVALNLDTGKNADEIKKFVIDREWYFDIYKDPEGNYMKKLNINSAPQIYLIVNNKIINYKSGFVDGVANAETTANYIYHMIKAIGNVKIYYDEKWNYTNSFGAKYVQYTDYIDNEYLVQIRWISGELNTKFTTKDKWLSEKTGLHYSYFKDGKKNTEKNYVSNKLHGKYYQWYNNGQLWVEQEYNNGKLQNINQLFSETGKELAKGTLVNGNGYIFRYNLDGKKVSKQEYKNGQLDGMYTTYDKNGKVVNEYLYSEGSFIKKMK, from the coding sequence ATGAAAAAATTCATATTTATTTCAATATTCTTTATTTCACAACTTTCAACTTCACAAAACGAACTAAAAGACATCGAAATTCAAACAATTAATGATTTAGAAATACCATTACTAAGTGTATTAAAACAAAAAAAAGACAACCCTATTGTGTTATTTACTTGGGCAAAAAGGTGGTGCTCGCCATGCGTAAATACGTTAGATAAATTTAACAATAACTACTATGAAGATTTAAAAGAAAAGTACAATTTAAAGTTTGTTGCTCTTAATTTAGATACTGGTAAAAATGCAGATGAAATTAAAAAATTTGTCATCGACCGAGAGTGGTATTTCGATATTTACAAAGACCCTGAAGGAAATTACATGAAAAAATTAAACATCAATAGTGCACCACAAATCTATTTAATTGTAAACAACAAAATAATAAATTATAAATCTGGTTTTGTAGACGGTGTTGCAAATGCAGAAACAACTGCCAATTATATATATCATATGATAAAAGCCATTGGTAATGTTAAAATATATTACGATGAAAAATGGAACTATACCAATTCTTTTGGCGCCAAATACGTTCAGTATACAGATTATATAGACAATGAATATCTTGTGCAAATAAGATGGATTTCTGGTGAATTAAATACAAAATTTACAACAAAAGACAAATGGTTATCAGAAAAAACAGGCCTGCATTATTCGTACTTTAAAGATGGTAAAAAGAATACTGAAAAAAATTATGTATCAAATAAGCTTCACGGAAAGTACTATCAATGGTACAATAACGGCCAACTTTGGGTAGAACAAGAATATAATAATGGAAAGCTCCAAAATATAAACCAGTTATTTTCTGAAACAGGAAAAGAGTTAGCCAAAGGAACACTTGTAAACGGAAATGGTTATATTTTTAGATATAATTTAGATGGTAAAAAAGTAAGTAAACAAGAGTATAAAAACGGACAATTAGATGGTATGTACACCACTTATGATAAAAATGGCAAGGTTGTAAATGAATACCTATATTCTGAAGGTAGTTTTATAAAAAAAATGAAATAA
- a CDS encoding IS3 family transposase: MSKQAFYKRLKTQQKQQIDQQKLIKMVKDYRKTVGSKTGGVKLYNALKKDFINADIKMGRDKFYRFLRSNNLLIPKRKNYITTTNSNHMYKKYKNLVKDHVPTRPEQLWVSDITYIKTENGHNYLALVTDAYSKQIMGYKIDNHMKTSLCKDALAMAIKNRKYPNKKLIHHSDRGFQYCNPKYTDFAESNGITMSMTEQYDPYENAVAERINRTLKYEYGLKQTIKNNHLAQKMTKQAVHIYNNLRLHYSLALRNPAEVHLKPNIKYKSYRKNNVNLPEIKI; the protein is encoded by the coding sequence ATTAGTAAACAAGCTTTCTACAAAAGACTCAAAACACAACAAAAACAACAAATAGACCAACAAAAGCTAATCAAAATGGTTAAAGATTATCGCAAAACTGTAGGCTCTAAAACTGGTGGTGTAAAACTATACAATGCCCTCAAAAAAGACTTCATTAATGCGGATATTAAAATGGGAAGAGACAAGTTCTATCGATTTCTAAGAAGCAATAACTTACTGATTCCTAAACGCAAAAATTACATCACCACAACAAACTCTAACCATATGTATAAGAAATATAAAAACCTAGTGAAAGACCACGTTCCTACTCGTCCTGAACAACTTTGGGTAAGCGATATCACATACATTAAAACCGAAAACGGGCACAACTATTTAGCCTTAGTTACAGATGCTTATTCTAAGCAAATTATGGGCTATAAAATCGACAATCATATGAAAACATCGCTTTGTAAGGACGCGCTTGCTATGGCTATTAAAAATAGAAAATATCCCAATAAAAAGCTTATACATCATTCCGATAGAGGTTTTCAGTACTGTAATCCTAAATACACTGATTTTGCTGAAAGTAACGGAATCACAATGAGTATGACTGAGCAATACGATCCGTATGAAAATGCAGTTGCCGAACGTATCAATAGAACTCTTAAATATGAATATGGGTTAAAACAAACCATTAAAAACAACCATTTAGCGCAAAAAATGACTAAACAAGCTGTACACATCTACAACAATTTAAGGTTGCATTATAGTCTAGCGTTAAGAAATCCGGCAGAAGTGCATCTTAAACCTAATATCAAATACAAATCATATCGAAAAAATAATGTAAATTTACCTGAAATAAAGATCTGA
- a CDS encoding DUF5689 domain-containing protein, which translates to MNLKSNIIGIIGSISLIIGGCVNDNDFSVPENLGAEENTKQLLLLDSITSNLLELKSISDLKKLYVSGSNPLKIVSNIVIKGYVISSDAKGNYFREFYMQDSPENPTSGIKIAINLTSSYNKYNVGREVYIRLKGLYLGEINSGDGVFTIGGSLKLTNVKEVESISQNQLKNHVFRAPNTAIIVPKKIPFGDLDNTANIGIFVQLENTSFAKNLKGKTFVDPLEDFDTKRTIVTCLGPSFATSFIETSAFANFANNALPTGSGTINAVVSRDYAGKFTVLVLNEVEDIEMNNQHCIPSNLSDFPLILLKQDFENTTRIIQIPDWTNFVEKGSKPWRAYDDANSLSRAARVNSFRSGDDHTVSWLITKAINVNNTTEEYLSFETSTSFADASILEVLISEDWKGDTSKINEANWQKLPARIAGNNDDFNIFKHSTFINLSLYSGTVYIAFKYSGNEKEDFDGTYEVDNIVIHAK; encoded by the coding sequence ATGAATTTAAAAAGCAACATTATTGGAATTATAGGTAGTATTAGTCTCATTATTGGTGGATGTGTAAATGATAATGATTTTTCTGTTCCAGAAAATTTAGGAGCAGAAGAAAATACAAAACAATTACTATTATTAGACAGTATAACAAGTAATTTACTTGAGTTAAAATCAATATCAGATTTAAAAAAATTATATGTTTCTGGTAGCAATCCATTAAAAATTGTTTCAAATATTGTTATCAAAGGATATGTAATATCTTCAGATGCCAAAGGCAATTATTTTCGAGAGTTTTACATGCAAGATTCACCCGAAAACCCAACATCAGGTATTAAAATTGCCATAAATTTAACGAGTAGCTATAACAAATATAATGTTGGTAGAGAGGTTTATATACGATTAAAAGGCTTGTACTTAGGCGAAATAAATTCTGGTGATGGTGTTTTTACCATTGGCGGAAGTTTAAAATTAACCAATGTAAAAGAGGTAGAAAGTATTTCTCAAAATCAACTTAAAAATCATGTATTTAGAGCCCCAAATACCGCTATAATTGTTCCTAAAAAAATACCTTTTGGCGATTTAGACAATACGGCAAATATTGGCATTTTTGTGCAGCTAGAAAACACCTCTTTTGCCAAAAACTTAAAAGGGAAAACTTTTGTAGATCCTCTAGAAGATTTCGATACTAAAAGAACAATTGTTACATGTCTAGGACCAAGTTTTGCAACCTCATTTATAGAAACTAGTGCATTTGCAAATTTTGCAAACAATGCACTACCAACAGGAAGTGGAACAATAAATGCAGTGGTTTCTAGAGATTATGCTGGTAAATTTACAGTGTTGGTTTTAAACGAAGTAGAAGATATAGAAATGAACAATCAGCATTGTATTCCTTCAAATTTATCTGATTTTCCATTAATCCTTTTAAAACAAGATTTTGAAAACACCACAAGAATAATCCAAATTCCAGATTGGACCAATTTTGTAGAAAAAGGCTCTAAACCTTGGCGAGCTTATGATGATGCAAATTCTTTAAGTAGGGCGGCAAGAGTTAATTCTTTTCGTTCTGGTGATGATCATACCGTTTCTTGGCTAATTACAAAAGCCATAAATGTAAACAACACAACAGAAGAATACCTATCTTTCGAAACCTCTACCTCTTTTGCCGATGCTAGTATATTAGAGGTTTTAATTTCTGAAGATTGGAAAGGAGATACAAGTAAAATTAATGAGGCCAATTGGCAAAAATTACCAGCAAGAATAGCCGGAAATAATGATGATTTTAATATTTTTAAACATTCAACTTTTATAAATTTGTCTTTATACTCAGGTACTGTTTATATCGCTTTTAAATATTCTGGAAATGAAAAAGAAGATTTTGATGGAACCTATGAAGTTGATAATATTGTAATTCATGCAAAATAA